Proteins encoded together in one Homalodisca vitripennis isolate AUS2020 unplaced genomic scaffold, UT_GWSS_2.1 ScUCBcl_3668;HRSCAF=9337, whole genome shotgun sequence window:
- the LOC124372636 gene encoding protein amnionless-like, producing the protein MEAKQLLWTLPFLTLLLTESGLCGRTWLSNLSYNNSHNWNIGRVPCAADRAVLESAVLQLPVGTTSLQALILDSYTEVLLPANGVLQFTGKKNTDACNGQDAVFKPTKSLSWIDPHNWDGWNAATPDLERIPCASDHVIFPPGGTYRVIMPDVVRVGSFSIDGRVRFLNFTLNKNYYNKR; encoded by the exons ATGGAAGCCAAACAACTGCTGTGGACCCTACCGTTTCTCA CACTGTTGCTTACCGAGAGTGGCTTGTGTGGCCGCACCTGGCTGAGCAACCTCAGCTATAACAACTCCCATAATTGGAACATCGGACGAGTGCCTTGCGCTGCTGACAGAGCTGTCCTCGAGTCTGCTGTCCTTCAGCTCCCTGTAGGCACTACTTCTCTGCAAGCTCTCATCTTGGATTCTTACACAGAAGTGTTGCTTCCCGCAAATGGAGTTCTTCAATTTACTGGGAAGAAAAATACAGATGCTTGCAATGGACAAG atgCGGTGTTCAAACCAACCAAATCACTAAGTTGGATAGACCCACACAACTGGGATGGCTGGAATGCTGCTACTCCTGATTTGGAGAGGATACCGTGTGCTTCTGATCATGTGATCTTTCCACCTGGTGGCACCTACAGAGTCATAATGCCTGATGTTGTTAGAGTTGGAAGCTTCAGCATTGACGGAAGGGTAAGATTTCTCAATTTtacgttaaataaaaattattacaataagagATGA